In Aspergillus fumigatus Af293 chromosome 6, whole genome shotgun sequence, the genomic window AGCCGCCGAGGCGACACCAACAGAAGAGACTGTCATCAATTCGAAGACTCCCTATCGGTTGCTGAAGCAGCGGCACTGTTAACAGGCGACATAAAAGGAGACGCCCACCTGGTTGCGCCTTCAGGTATTCTGAGGGCATATACAGACATCTCTCTCACCCGATGCCCCCCATCTGCCCCTTATGAGAGCCAAAGACCCGAACCGCCGCAACGATGCTGGCCCACTCTACCACCCGGTGGGACCTCCCGAATCGCGTGCCCCGACTTTTACGGAGACTGAAAGCCCTCGCGGACATGTCGGCGCTGATACAGGTAGGTCTTGTCTGACCAAAAAAGATGCAGCCCCAGCAAGGGAAGCGCCAAGCCCCATTCTCAGGATGGAAGCTGGAGATCTTAGCATGTTTGGTATTTCTTACTGCACTCGCAGCCATGGTGGCTACATTGTACCCTCACTAGGGCAAGCCGCTTCCCCAATGGCCCTTTCGAGTGTCTATCAACACATTGCTGTCCATCTACGGGGGAGTGATGAAGGCAGCCACTATATATGTCGTTGGATCTTGCATCGGCCAGCTCCAGTGGTCATGGTTCTCGTCTGAACGGCCTCTTATCGACCTCTCTCGGCTTGCAGACCTATCTCATGGAGATCTGTTTGGAGCGTTCCGCTGGCTCGGGTCAAATCATATCCGAGAGCCGTTCATCACCCTTGGCGCAATCGTCGCCATCGCGTCTCTCGCCTTTGAGCCATTTATACAGCAGCTTACCTCGTATGGCGACTGCAGCGTCCCGCTGAAGAACCTCCGGGTTGCTCCGAATATACCACGGACGAACTACATCGTTCAAAGGAGTGGTGTATCGTCCGCCCAAAGTGGTGACCCGGAAATTGCACAGGCCATCTTGTTGGGCCTCGTTGGCGGTCCCAATCCTCTGGCCAGTACTGGATGTACGGCAGGAAACTGTACCTTCCCGACTGCCTACACGAGCGCCGGCATCTGCTCGACATGTGAAGACATTTCCAGCAACATAACTGTCACGAAGACCTGCAGAGGGGAGAATAGCTCTGTCGTCGACTGCGCCAACGCAACATACCAACAGAGCGTGGTTTGGGCCGATCGCATCACCTCAGCCTCATATGGTGGTGTCGAGTTGACGAATGTTAGCTGGACTCCGATGCAGAATGAATCCCTGCTCTTTCACGTGGACACTGCGCTCTATCCACAATGGCCAAAATTCGTTATGTTTGGAGTCGTGATTGTCTGGGGAGAGACGACGTACTCGCAAGCAAAGGTCAACCCTTTAACCACGGAGCCTCTGCACGGTTGCGAGGACCCGTCAACCAACAATACATGGGCTTGCAGGGGCTATGGGTCAGCATACTGCAAGCTGCGGTTCTGCACTCGCACATACAACGCATCTGTTGAAGCTGGTATTCTAGTGGAGAACAACATCGAGGAAAGCCCATCGTCGACGAAAGAACTGGTGTCCCCGCCGCCAGAAGCACTAGCAGGAGCCTCCGCGGCCACCCTCggtcttctcgatctccgTTGTATCAACGACGTGGAGCTTCGGGAACTTCGCAACGTTGGCTACAATATTTCCTCGGCATCGCCCCGGTGGGCCGGATACGTTGTCGACCACGACCTGTTCCAGCTTGACGGCAACAAGTACAACGATATCGGGCCCGATTCACCATTCCCACAATCACTATTGGCTCACAGATGCCTCTACATGATGAGCCTTAGGTTCCAAACCAATTGGTTCTACGTCGCAGGCGCCCTCAGCGGAAACGTCTCAACCGGCAGGATCCAGAGCAGCCGCTCCACTATTGGCCCCAAGGTGCTGCAAAACATTGAGCCATTGTCAACTCTGTCCGGTGATGGCGGGCCGATCTTACTCTACAGCAACTCCAAGGTCGACTTTGGCAGCATTTCCGCCAAGCTCTCCAACGTAGCCACGCACATGACGACAATGGTGCGTCAAACGGGAAACGTGAACCACAGCGCACCGGCCGAGAGAGTAGTCTTCCACTATGCGACGTGCCTCAACGTCCACTGGATCTGGATCATACTCCCATCCATCGCAGCCGGCTGTGTCGTAGCGTTGCTAGCCGCAGTTATCCTGTTAACCGCCCACGGCGGGACGCGCATATGGAAGGGAAACATCCTGGCTCTTCTATTCCATGGTCCAGGCGGTGCTGGTTGGAGCAGTATGCCTGTGTCCGGCGAGGACGGGGACAATGTGTTGTCCAAACTAAACACAAATCAAGGAATGGAGCAGAGAGCACGAGAGATCAAGGTTAAGCTTGACCAGTCTTCAGATTCGGCACAGCTCTTGAAAGCAGGAGAGATGAAATAGATTAGTACCATAACGAACACTGGCGCCGTGCGTCAGGGCTAATACAGTAAGGCAAGGGCAGCATTCTATCCCTCTGATTGATGCACAGGCGTTGATGACAAAAAACGTCCAAACATGCAGGTCAATATAAGGTCTGCATGCCAAACATGGCGTTATCTATCCCATTGATCCGAATGATCTTGGAGCTGGGATTGGGATGTAGCTCCTAATGCAGTGCGAAATAAACAGGTAGATGTTTCTTGCCTCTGATTGCAGAGTGGCAGCGATTGGCTTATTGGCCATTATGGTTCAGTTATGTACAGGTTCCGTCTTCTATGGGGGTCCAACGGCTGCATCCCAGTCACTTACCTACAATAGCcttctggttgatgatgtagAATCTGTGGGTCTGTATACACCTGAATTAGCTCCATTTGTCCAAGAGTAGGCAAACAAATTGCGAAGTGTGGAATACTTTGTTTTTCAATACCGATATCTTATTCTTAGATCATAATCAGGTGCACCTGCACTAGAAAGATAATTGCTTCAACATGTTCCGAGGCCAGTTCTCTGCAGAAACCAAGGAATTCTTTCACAGTGACAGAAGACAACATACGGGAGCCAGGGGCATACAAGTCATTCCATCTCACACCAAAGATGCCTGAAGAAAGCCGACCTTTCATTCCACATGGATCGGGGTCGCTGGCAAAGAAACCGGATGATGAGTCCGCGAACTTCGTGATTGAACTCAGCCATCCCAAGTCTCTGCTATTTTTACGCATTGCTTGTGTTCTGGAAGTAATTGCCCTTATTCTGCTGACAGCAGCATTCGTTATTGCTCTTCAAAAGGGACACTCTGAGTCAGTCTCAGATCTTCAATGCGCCCGACAAGTATCAGCATATTGTAAGTCCTTTCGTATGACATCTTGCAAGCCAAGAAAATTGGACAATACAACTGAGCTAATGAATACAGCCCCTCTCCTTGAAGAGCCTGACTTGGTCAAGTAGTCCGAGTACGATCTCCCCCTGTACTCCAACGAGAAAACAGACTATCGTGGCCCGTCAACCCCAGAGAGGGAGATATTGTGGGAGAAACTTGGCCCCGTACGTGGTCTAAGCATGAGTAGACTTTTGGGTGAAACTAAAAGCTGACTGCATTCGAATACCGCACTAGAGGGTGCATTTAAGGATCCTAAGGATAAGTTAGGTACCTTAAATAAACCTCAGTCAGACAAGATATACAAACATATTCCACCAGAGGTGGGAACTGGGTATGCGGCTTAGCTAGAAGCCCTCTATTAATTACATTGTGTGGTACGCTCACCCTGAAGAAAGGTGATTGTAGGAACTCGTACTAATCAGTGTTTTACTTTGACTGTTCTAGCACATGCTCCGACAATGGTCCTTTAAGGAGTGCTTGACCAAGGACTTGATATGTTAACATAGTTAGCAGATCATTGCATTGAGGTTCTCTAGGTAAACATTATGTAAGTATGCGATCCGTGATCCTATACCATGACCACTAAGACTATCTAGGTACATCTGATGTGACGCCGATCCTTATGGAACTAGATCCAAAAGTAAGCACCAAGTCCTTTAGCAATCTATCGCCTTCACTTTCTAAATTCCAAAGCAGTCCCCATTCGGAGAGCGTGCGGATTTCCGGTCAAACCATAAATGCCGCAATTTCTGGGATATCCGTCAATGGGTCATTGACCATACTGCTAttccttgatcttcagccTGAATCAGATCTTACGTATACGGCTTAGTTTGGTAACAACAAAGAGGTACATATAAGAGGTTTCTGGCTTCGGAGAATCAAGCGCCATTCTAAATGACTACCACCATTGGGGTGACATCCGTTCAATTGACAGCGAAATCACAAGCACATTCGCTTCATAGAAGCCTCTAGACTAGATATATGAAACTGTAAAGCCATAGCTCGGGCTAGTAGGGGGATTGAATGATACGATGTGGAGGCTTATCTTAGTGACTAATAGTGATTTCAAAGCAGATATGTACCGGGGGACACGTAGTGCGATTTAGATGTAGCAAGTATCCAATCCGTTCTCATACAATGCATCTATCATGCAATCGCAATCAACCAAACAAAGTAGGAGACGCTGTTGATCCTCTGATTGCAGCTAAGCAATAATACATCGCTTTTTTGCTTGTATTTATCTCAGTGCACCTCTCCACCAGCCACCAAGTCTCCATACCTATACGTATCCTTTTGCTGAATGGTCAGCTTAAGTAAGCCCCTTATTGGATTACGAATGGCTTCGTTTTATGCCGCGGAAACCCCCGAACGGGTGAAGAAAGCCCAAGTAAGTATCTCAAGATCAGATACAGCCCTCGTACCATAGCAACGAATCAACCTTGGCGATCCTCTACCACGGACCCCGCAAAAACGGGCTATAGCTAACTCTCACAAAGGGCCTGCACCTTATAACTTCTCTGACCCCAAACGGAAGAAAGGTCCACATTCTACTCGAAGAACTCAAGGACACCTACGGCCTTGAATGGATGATAAGTCTGATTGATCTCGACAAAAATGAACAGAAAAAAGACTGGTTCCTCAGACTAAACCCTAATGGTGCTTGATTCATTTTCAATTCCGTACATTGCATTTTCCAGAATCAAGACTTATAAGAAAATCATTCAGGGCGCATCCCAATCTTAATTGACAACAATACATGTCCGCCCCACGTAGTCATGAAATCATCTGCTGAACTTTTGTACCTTGTTAATTTGGCAGACAAAGACAATATTTTCTGGTTTTTGGATCTGATTGAGTAAAGTGAGGCATTTTAATGGCTTATATTCTGGCATGCTTCGGGGCAACCCAAGCAAGTGCAATATAATTTTTCTCGGAATAATGCGGACCAAAGCCCTCGTGAGTGTTGCCTTGGGGTTTCTATGCGTGCTTACTGAGAAAAACTAGCGGCAGTAGACCGTTGCAAGCGAGAACTGCTGCAGGTGTACGACGTACTTGAAATCCGTCTTTCAGGGAGATATGGTGGCGGCACACGGGAGTATCTGGCTGGGCAGGGTCAGGGCAAATACAGCATTGCTGATATCAATGCCTGGGCCTGGGTGCGAAATATTCGACGCATTGGACTCTCGGAGAATGAGTTGGCTCCGTTACCTCATTTACAACAGTGGGTGGATCGCATTGCGGCGCGACCAGCTGTGGAGCGAGGTTTGGGGGAGTGGTATGATGAGGATGTGCATCCAGAGTTATTGCTTGAGACTGCGTGACTACCTGCTGCGTTGCGCATGAATTCTCCGCCATGCTGCAGGATACTATGGTAGTCTGTTTCTAGAGCCTAAGGTCGCAGTTTTAGGAGTTTGCTGTCAAGATCTATTCTCCCCCGGGCGAATGTATAAAGACATCCCAAGTGAGCTATGATGTAGTCATTCTGGCTAGGAAACAATTATGTAGAGAAGTAGTATTTCATGCCTCTCCACCTCTAGCCAGCTCGACATGCTCCAACAGTTGTTGACTCCCTATTCAAAATATGCCTGCCGATATGTCTAACTTACTGAGCGGGGAGTTAAGAATATCATTATAATGTCCACATCAGTCTTACGAAAAGGCCAATGTTGGGTTAACTAGAGGAATGGTTTTCTCAATGGACTTAAAAGCCTTTTGAGCTTCTGATTACATCTGCGGATTGAGAGAGAGTGGTCGTTTGTGGACACCCGAGCCATCCACTAGCAAGCCGTAACCATCTATGCAATGTATTGTATGTGCTAACACTCAGATTCATGAAGCCTATCAGCTTTGTCTGGCGGAGGTACCGCTGAAGCCTCACACTCCTGAAGATCTACCTGGAATGCTCAGTCCCTCGCTGGCTGTGTTCCAGATCCTCGCACTCACACGCGTATCTCATCTTCGTTGGCAGGAACACTTGAGCCGTTTCTCACAAAGCTTGAAGTCCCAAGGACTATTTATAAATGGTTTGTCGTTCCTTGCTTCGGCCAGCAGCTAGACGCGGTCAAGCGTTTTATCCTAGACTTCTGGTCATTAAAAACGCGAAACAATTCGCTGACGCTCAGGCAGCCCTGCGCACTTGATTCTGCAAGTCGAGCTGAATTTCCGTTGCCACACCAAGCTATCTCTAGCATGTAAGAATTCTTTGCAACTCTACACAGCAGCGGTGGGGAACAATTGGAAGCGCTCGATTTCAATGGATTACTGGAGAGATTTCTGTCTTCAGGCCTGTGGGTATTCAGAGAAGTTGAGCTACGACTGCAGGCCAAGAGAGATTTCAGTCAGTAAGTACCGTCTCCTAAGTGGTCATTTTTGTTCTACACCGGCGTAAAACAAAGAGAGGTCCAGACGTCTTATGGCCTTGATGTCAGTgaaccatcttcatctaAGATTATTTCGACTAATTTTGCTAGCTAGAAAACACCGCTTATTTTGGTATCTCTGCATGGACCGACAACAAAAACCAGACCGCGCACTACAGCAGCCAAACATTCGACATCCCTCCCCCCCGATACCAGTATCAAGCTGGATATTGTGGCCGTCCACCGCAGCCCATGATACTGGGGGGAAGATGCACATCGTCACGGTGGCTCATGGACGAGACGTACGAGCCGCCGACGAACTCGGTCAGCCACTCCAAAATGGATGGGAAAGTTCCTGTTCAGTTTGCTCTAGAGGGTCGAGATGGCGTTCTCGTCGATCTCTCTGTATATTACTACATCATATATGCCATCTTTTGGAATATTGTTTCATGCATAGATGTCTCGATCGTCatgtatatatgtatgtataCACTCACATCTGCGAAACTCAGCTCAAACGCGAATGGTGTGAGAGTCAGCTCCTCAGTCATACCCCACAGAATTGGTTATGTGACCACAGCCCATGCAGTTCAGTTAAGCATCTTATAGTTAACAAGGACCCTGGTACCATCCTGTATACTGGACTGGTCGCTTCTAATCTCAATACACTTGACCAATCAGACACGGTTTCTCCGGTTTCTGCGCCTTCGTATCACCGACATCATTCTGCTGAAGCGGACTCTCCGTCATTTCTAGACTTGCAACTGTCTTGTCACGAAGTCTCGCTGTTAGCATTCTCATTGGCATTACTGCCGCTAGGAACTGGGGTGTAGGGATGCGAAACGCTGCCCCGCTGAGGAtgacgtactccgtacatcaCCGTGGCAGCCCACTAGAATATAGGTGTTGTATCGGTATATGGTCAATTCAGGAGTGAATTGCTTCAATCTGCCCATCATCGTGTCGATAATACCGGTGTGAAGGGGTATTAGTAAGTACCTAAGATAATGCGTGATGAAACATCCTTACAGTATTAAAAACGGCACATCCGACAACCCCATGGCATGATGCCAGAATATTAGGCACCTCTGTTAAGTATGAACATAGTACAACAGCTCTCTCAACAGAGACGAACAGAAATACCGATGAGTGACTCATAATCCTGCCAGCAGAGACTATGAACTATGATCGCCAGACGCAGTATATGAAAACCCAAGACCAAACCAACCCATGTATCATGAATCATTACGCGTCATTGGAGGTTACTGAATCTCGTAGGCCTCCAGCGCATGCTGGACATCATGCAGACTGTCCTTGTCCCCGTACGCGTCCATCAGTTTTTGATTTTGTCGGATCCGCTCTTCCTCTTGGAGTTGGTACCGGGCTTGTTGGGCTTGGAAGTCATTGAGGTAATTGGCGATGCCGAATCCTGGTCTTGTCAGTTGCGTTGAAGAGATCTAAGGATCAGGACATACCAGCTGCGACGACAGCCATGGCTGGAAGATACCTGGTATTTGTTAGTGCTTATCCCTGGATAGCCATGCAGAGACTTACAGTTTTCCGACCCTCCCTACTTTGAAGCTGGGGTAGGCGGGTCTCTTGAAGAATGGCCGTGGGGAGTGTGGGGAAGGTGTAGCAAAGGAGGACATTGTGGTGTGTCTTGTTTGCGGTGGTTTGCAGATGGCTCAAGTTGTTGCAGTTGTGATTGAAGAACTGAAGGACAGATATAGGGATAGAAAGGCTAATATGCCACTTCAGTCAGGGGATCGGGATTGAGGCAGTGCCTGAGGTGGATAAGGTGATGCTGCGGAAGTGGCGTTACAGTGGCCTGATCATCATACGACCCTATTcccaaagaggagaagctgcgGAGGAAAGGAGAGGGCTTTTTGCGGGGGTTTCCATTTTATAGCCATGATTGATTCAAGAATGGCCAATCAGCTTGTGTTTAAACAATCATGGTATTTAGCGTGGTCTAGGGGAAACGGCGTTGATGTCATTGCGAGCACGGATCAGTACATATAAGGGGATGAAGGAATGGCATCATCCGATAGACTTGGATGGGTATATTTATCGATCAAGACCTGCTTTTGCCTACAGGTGTCAATTGTAAAATACTGATGGGCGTCAGACTTTCATCCCCTACTAACTCTGACATGGGTACTGATGACAGGCATGAAAGACATGATTGTTCCTCCATGGCAGTCCTCAGTTTGATCTAGGATGGCCTTATAGCAGACATTGCTCGTGACCCTGAACAGAACTCCGGGA contains:
- a CDS encoding DUF3176 domain-containing protein, encoding MLAHSTTRWDLPNRVPRLLRRLKALADMSALIQPQQGKRQAPFSGWKLEILACLGKPLPQWPFRVSINTLLSIYGGVMKAATIYVVGSCIGQLQWSWFSSERPLIDLSRLADLSHGDLFGAFRWLGSNHIREPFITLGAIVAIASLAFEPFIQQLTSYGDCSVPLKNLRVAPNIPRTNYIVQRSGVSSAQSGDPEIAQAILLGLVGGPNPLASTGCTAGNCTFPTAYTSAGICSTCEDISSNITVTKTCRGENSSVVDCANATYQQSVVWADRITSASYGGVELTNVSWTPMQNESLLFHVDTALYPQWPKFVMFGVVIVWGETTYSQAKVNPLTTEPLHGCEDPSTNNTWACRGYGSAYCKLRFCTRTYNASVEAGILVENNIEESPSSTKELVSPPPEALAGASAATLGLLDLRCINDVELRELRNVGYNISSASPRWAGYVVDHDLFQLDGNKYNDIGPDSPFPQSLLAHRCLYMMSLRFQTNWFYVAGALSGNVSTGRIQSSRSTIGPKVLQNIEPLSTLSGDGGPILLYSNSKVDFGSISAKLSNVATHMTTMVRQTGNVNHSAPAERVVFHYATCLNVHWIWIILPSIAAGCVVALLAAVILLTAHGGTRIWKGNILALLFHGPGGAGWSSMPVSGEDGDNVLSKLNTNQGMEQRAREIKVKLDQSSDSAQLLKAGEMK